A window from bacterium encodes these proteins:
- a CDS encoding NAD-dependent epimerase/dehydratase family protein → MKVLVTGGAGFIGSHIADRFAAEGHAVHVADNLYSGHRRNLDPAWGFSELDVSQGDGPGSGAGSLRKLFEAFAPELVVHAAAQVRVRCDDHLLDARYNVLGSLNVIHLAAVHGVRRLVYISTGGAGYGEPEYIPCDEDHPIRPMSAYGISKLTVEHYLRLYALERGLDYAVIRPGNVFGPRQDERGEAGVCAIFTGLMRAGEQPVVYGDGSNTRDYVYVGDVVEAVWLAATRPEASRRVYNVGTGVETSTLDIYDHLASLTGYRGKPKYAPEPNEVKRIALDSGRIQKELGWKPKLDLRAGLTRLVNWSASGSPR, encoded by the coding sequence GTGAAAGTATTGGTAACGGGCGGCGCCGGATTCATCGGCAGCCACATCGCCGACCGCTTCGCCGCCGAGGGCCACGCCGTCCATGTGGCGGACAATCTCTACTCCGGCCATCGCCGCAACCTCGACCCCGCCTGGGGCTTCAGCGAGCTGGACGTCTCGCAAGGCGACGGTCCCGGAAGCGGCGCCGGTTCGCTCCGGAAACTCTTCGAAGCGTTCGCCCCGGAGCTGGTGGTCCACGCCGCGGCCCAGGTCCGGGTCCGCTGCGACGACCACCTCCTCGACGCGCGGTACAACGTCCTCGGGTCGCTGAACGTGATCCACCTTGCGGCTGTCCACGGTGTGCGGCGGCTGGTCTACATCTCCACCGGCGGCGCCGGCTACGGCGAGCCCGAGTACATCCCCTGCGACGAGGACCACCCCATCCGGCCGATGAGCGCCTACGGCATCAGCAAGCTGACGGTGGAGCACTACCTGCGGCTGTACGCCCTCGAGCGCGGCCTGGACTACGCGGTCATCCGGCCCGGCAACGTCTTCGGTCCGCGTCAGGACGAGCGGGGCGAAGCCGGGGTGTGCGCCATCTTCACCGGCCTGATGCGCGCTGGGGAGCAGCCGGTCGTTTACGGCGACGGCTCCAACACCCGGGACTACGTGTACGTGGGCGACGTGGTGGAGGCGGTTTGGCTGGCCGCCACGCGGCCCGAGGCCTCGCGCCGGGTGTACAATGTGGGCACCGGCGTCGAGACCAGCACCCTGGACATCTACGACCACCTGGCCTCGCTCACCGGCTATCGCGGGAAACCGAAATATGCCCCCGAGCCCAACGAGGTGAAGCGGATCGCCCTGGACAGCGGTCGGATACAAAAAGAGCTGGGCTGGAAGCCGAAGCTCGACCTGCGCGCGGGACTGACCCGGCTGGTCAACTGGTCCGCCTCGGGCAGCCCTCGCTGA
- a CDS encoding sigma-54 dependent transcriptional regulator → MATILVVEDEANLRRAVCLGLEQRGYRVLQAGTLGEARRKLLGSTPDAVLLDLRLPDGDGLALLGEMNAGHPETPVVILTAYGDVDTAVRALKAGAEDFFEKPFELEALALILERLVEKKRLRDEVASLRERLGDAEPLGDSPAWRAVMETVRRVAPTSATVLFTGESGTGKEVAARALHRLSGRKGEFVAVHAAALPAELLESELFGHARGAFSGAVKDKPGFFERADGGTLFLDEIGELPQATQVKLLRVLQEGETVRLGETKPRRLDLRLAAATNSDLKAAVGSGKFRDDLYYRLAVVTVELPPLRERGEDVPLLTGHFLRRAAATHGLPPRRFTPEAERFLRGYAWPGNVRELSNLCERLVILGRGEEIAPEELPAEIAGAGATDWPLPPTGEMGLDEALERLERGMLERALAEAGGVAQRAAKILGIGRGAMQYKLKKYGLA, encoded by the coding sequence ATGGCGACGATTCTTGTGGTGGAGGACGAGGCCAACCTGCGACGGGCGGTCTGCCTCGGTCTGGAGCAAAGGGGATACCGCGTCCTGCAGGCGGGCACGCTGGGCGAGGCGCGCCGAAAGCTCCTCGGAAGTACGCCCGACGCCGTCCTCCTGGACCTCCGTCTGCCAGACGGAGACGGCCTCGCGCTCCTGGGCGAGATGAACGCCGGTCACCCCGAAACGCCCGTGGTGATTCTCACCGCCTACGGCGACGTGGACACGGCGGTGCGGGCGCTGAAGGCCGGGGCGGAGGATTTTTTCGAAAAGCCCTTCGAGCTCGAGGCGCTGGCGCTCATCCTGGAGCGGCTCGTCGAGAAGAAGCGGCTGCGGGACGAGGTGGCGTCCTTGCGGGAGAGGCTGGGCGACGCGGAGCCGCTCGGCGATTCCCCGGCCTGGCGGGCGGTCATGGAGACGGTCCGCCGGGTGGCCCCCACGAGCGCCACGGTGCTCTTCACCGGCGAGAGCGGCACGGGCAAAGAGGTGGCGGCCCGGGCGCTCCACCGCCTGAGCGGCCGTAAGGGCGAGTTCGTGGCGGTGCACGCGGCGGCCCTGCCCGCCGAGCTTCTGGAGAGCGAGCTCTTCGGCCACGCCCGCGGGGCCTTCTCCGGCGCGGTGAAGGACAAGCCCGGCTTCTTCGAGCGGGCCGACGGCGGCACCCTCTTCCTGGACGAAATCGGCGAGCTCCCGCAGGCGACCCAGGTCAAGCTCCTGCGGGTCCTCCAGGAGGGGGAGACGGTCCGCCTGGGCGAGACGAAACCGCGGCGGCTGGACCTGCGCCTCGCGGCGGCCACCAACTCCGACCTGAAGGCGGCCGTGGGGAGCGGAAAGTTCCGCGACGACCTCTACTACCGGCTGGCGGTGGTGACGGTGGAGCTGCCCCCGTTACGGGAGCGGGGGGAGGACGTGCCTCTGTTGACGGGGCATTTTTTGAGGCGGGCGGCGGCGACGCACGGGCTACCCCCGCGGAGATTCACCCCGGAGGCGGAACGTTTCTTGCGCGGGTACGCCTGGCCGGGCAACGTGCGCGAGCTTTCCAACCTCTGCGAGCGGCTGGTGATTCTCGGCCGCGGGGAGGAGATAGCCCCGGAGGAACTGCCCGCGGAGATTGCGGGAGCCGGGGCCACGGACTGGCCCCTGCCGCCGACCGGAGAGATGGGCTTGGACGAGGCGCTGGAGAGGCTGGAGCGGGGGATGCTCGAGCGCGCTCTGGCCGAAGCCGGGGGAGTGGCGCAGCGGGCGGCGAAGATTCTGGGCATCGGGCGCGGCGCCATGCAGTACAAGCTGAAGAAGTACGGCCTGGCGTGA
- a CDS encoding zinc ribbon domain-containing protein encodes MFIIALIFAMPVLGLLAGYLQRRDGDRVRLLCPACGGEISRDYLACPHCGSRLQSACPACGKPVRSLRKSCPHCGTPLGGEAR; translated from the coding sequence ATGTTCATCATCGCGCTGATATTCGCCATGCCCGTCCTCGGCCTCCTCGCCGGATACCTCCAGCGGCGGGATGGGGACCGGGTCCGCCTCCTGTGCCCGGCCTGCGGCGGCGAGATTTCCCGGGACTACCTGGCCTGCCCCCACTGCGGGTCGCGGCTCCAGTCCGCCTGCCCGGCGTGCGGCAAGCCGGTGCGCTCCCTCCGGAAGAGCTGTCCCCATTGCGGGACGCCGCTGGGGGGTGAGGCGAGGTGA